The window TCATCGGATCTTCTGCATCCATTGCCCTTCGTAACATATTGATGTTTGTCGGAGGGATTATTTTTTTATTCATCACAAATGCGAAACTCACACTCATCGTTCTACTCAGTGTTCCCTTCATCGTTTTCCCTATCTTGTTTTATGGTAAAAAAGTAAGGAACCTATCCAGAAACACTCAAGATAAAATCGCAAGCATCGGAACCTATGTAAGCGAATCCCTCCTCAATATAAAAATCCTCCAATCCTTCCATCACCAAAAAGTAGATATCCAAAAATTTTCCGAAACAGTAGAAGATGCATTTGCTGTGGCTGTTGCTCGCATCAGACAACGAGCTCTTTTAATTGGGACCGTGATTTTGTTCATCCTCACGGGAATCAGTTTTATGTTGTGGGTGGGTGGGACTGATGTACTCGAAGGGAAGATTACTGGTGGTGAACTCATCGCATTTTCTTTTTATGCGATCATGGTTGCCAATAGTGTGGGAGCCGTTTCCGAAGTTCTTGGTGATTTGCAAAGAGCTGCCGGTGCAACAGAAAGATTAATGGAATTGTTATTATCCGAATCTGAAATCAAAGATCCAGAATTTCCAAAACCGATTACAGAAATTTTCCAATCTATCGATACACTTCACAACAACAATGGTTTTGGAAAACAAAATGGTCTTACCATCCACCTAAACCAATTGGCATTTTCTTACCCATCAAGACCAGAACACAAAGCCATCAAAGGAATCAATTTAGAAATTCCTGCAAACAAAACTACTGCTCTAGTTGGCCCGTCGGGTGGTGGCAAAAGTACTTTGTTCGAACTCATCCTACGTTTTTATGATCCAACTTCTGGAACAATTTCCATTAGCGGGATCAATACCAAAGAATTGAAATTAGAAGACTTACGATCCCTTATCGGTTTTGTCCCACAACAACCCATTCTCTTCAGTGGAACCTTACGCGAGAACATCGCTTATGGAAAACCAAATGCTAGTTTTGAAGAAATCCAAAGAGCAGCAGAGAGCGCTTATGTAACAGAATTTTTAAACCAACTCCCTGAAGGATATGATACCAATTTGGGACATTTGGGGACAAGACTCTCTGGCGGACAAAAACAACGGATCGCCATTGCGAGAGCCATCCTTCGCAATCCAAGAATCCTTTTGTTGGATGAAGCAACATCGGCTCTTGATTCGGAATCAGAACAAATGATCCAAAGGGCACTCGACCATTTAGTAAAAGAAAGGACCACTATCATGATCGCACATAGGCTTTCGACAGTCGTCAAATCCAATCAGATTGTGGTGATAAGAGAAGGGGAGATTGAGTCCGTTGGAACACATGACGAACTCTTAAAACAAAGTGAGTTATATGAAAGATTGGCGAAATTACAATTTCACACCGAGCTGCTCTAAGATCCTTTCCATATCACTTAGATTTGCGTAAGAAAAAACAATTTTGCCTTTGCCATTTGTTTCATTGTGGGACACTTCCACTTTGGAACTGAATTTGTTTCTTAATTTTGTTTCCAATTTCACAATGCTAACATCTCGTTTGTCTGGAACACTAGAAGAGGAATTCGATTTTTTATCAGGGTTTAGTAAATTGGAAACATAGTTTTCCACTTCACGAACATTCCAACTTTCACTAATCACTTTCTGTGCTACTTCAAATTGTTTTTTGGAATCCGGGATCGAGAGCAGGGGACGTGCTTGTCCTTCCGAAAGTTTCCCTTCTTTCACCCAATCTTGTAAAGGTTTCGGTAAAGAGAGGAGGCGAATCAAATTGGAAATGGTTGCACGGTTTTTTCCCACACGAGTGGCAAGGTCTGTTACCTTTAACGCTCGTTTGTCGATGATGGCTTGGTAGGCATACGCTTCATCCATCGGATTTAAATTTTCCCTTTGGATATTTTCGATGAGTGCAAGCTCCATCATATCCGCTTCCGATAGATCACGAACAATCGCAGGAATTTTTGCAAAACCAGCAAGTTTGCATGCACGTAATCTCCTTTCTCCAGCAACCAAGATGAAACCTGAACCAGATGGATTTTTTTGAACTACGATCGGTTGGATCACTCCATGTTCGATAATGGTATTGGAAAGTTCTTGGATGGATACATCTGAAAATTGTTTTCTTGGTTGGTGAGGATTTGGTGAGATTTCGGAAACTTTGATTTCGCGTAGTCCCGATAGTTCCTCTTTCGAAATCTCTACATTGTTTTCATTGACTGGAATTAAATTTCCAAGTCCTCGTCCTAATACTTTTCCTTTGCCGAGTGCCATAACTTATGCCCTCCCTACAATTTCTTCCGCTAAACTTTTATAACTTTTGGCACCAACACCATCAGGATCATAGTAGTTGATTGGTTTTCCAAACGAAGGTGCTTCTGAGAGTTTTATGTTTCTTGGTATGACAGTCTCATAAACTTTCTCTTTGAAATAGTTTCTCACATCGTCAGCCACTTGGTTTGCTAAGTTGGTTCGTTTGTCATACATTGTCAGAAGCACTCCTTCTAATGCGAGTGATGGATTCCATTGTGATTGAACAAGAGAAATGATTCGCATGAGTTGCGAAAGTCCTTCCAATGCAAAGTACTCAGTTTGTAAAGTGATCATGACTGATTGAGATGCACAAAGTGCATTGATCGTTAAAACTCCGAGGGAGGGAGGACAATCGATTAAAATATAATCGTAGGATTCTTTGATGGATGCAAGAGCATCTTTCAGTTTGAATTCTTTTTTCTCGATGCCAAGAAAGTCTACTTCTAGTCCCGAGAGGTTGATGTTCGAAGGAATGATATCTAAATTTGGTATGAATGTTTTTTGGATCGCTTCTCTTGCAGATAGTTCACCGATCATCACTTCATAAGTTGTTTTACTCAGTGACTGCACTTCCAAGCCAAGTCCCGATCCTGAGTTTCCTTGTGGATCGATATCCAGGAGCAAAACTTTTTTTCCTAAATCAACAAGATTGGATGCTAAGTTGATCGCTGTGGTTGTTTTTCCAACACCACCTTTTTGGTTACTGATCGAAACAATTTTACCCATTCTTGCTTTTCGTCTCCTTTACGATTTCCTTCCAGTCGCGGGGGTATCCCTTTTTTGGAAGTGAATTCTTTTGCAGTATTTTGATATGTCTCTTTCCAACAAACTCTAATTCTGGAATGAGAATTTCTTTTTTCAATACGAAGCCATTATTGCTTAAAACTTCGGTTTCCTTTTCCAAATCCTGGTAGGGTTGTGCAAGGAAGGGACATAAGATTCCTTTTTGTTTCACCATCCTTGTTGTTACCTCTGCAAGGTAAGGGTAGGGGACCATCGCTCTTGAAGTCACAACATCAAAATTGGAACTGATTTCTTCTGTTCTTGCATAAATGAACTCAACTCGTTTCTTCACTTTCGAAAGACTACCAGTTGTGATTTCAGCTTCTAGAAGAGCTAGTTTTCGTTTTTGGGAGTCCACAAGGAATACCTGGGGTGCCTTCTTCAATACAGCAAATAAG of the Leptospira biflexa serovar Patoc strain 'Patoc 1 (Paris)' genome contains:
- a CDS encoding ABC transporter transmembrane domain-containing protein, whose product is MQTPDRPKSKNLRVLSKTFSYLKPYRLQMVLSSFALLFTAGVTLGLGQGLRHLVDAGFSAKSKQELGYALVFIIFVGILLAIGTYIRHYTVSWIGERVASDIRKDVFQHIIFIHPSFFESNSPGEIQSRITTDTTLIQTVIGSSASIALRNILMFVGGIIFLFITNAKLTLIVLLSVPFIVFPILFYGKKVRNLSRNTQDKIASIGTYVSESLLNIKILQSFHHQKVDIQKFSETVEDAFAVAVARIRQRALLIGTVILFILTGISFMLWVGGTDVLEGKITGGELIAFSFYAIMVANSVGAVSEVLGDLQRAAGATERLMELLLSESEIKDPEFPKPITEIFQSIDTLHNNNGFGKQNGLTIHLNQLAFSYPSRPEHKAIKGINLEIPANKTTALVGPSGGGKSTLFELILRFYDPTSGTISISGINTKELKLEDLRSLIGFVPQQPILFSGTLRENIAYGKPNASFEEIQRAAESAYVTEFLNQLPEGYDTNLGHLGTRLSGGQKQRIAIARAILRNPRILLLDEATSALDSESEQMIQRALDHLVKERTTIMIAHRLSTVVKSNQIVVIREGEIESVGTHDELLKQSELYERLAKLQFHTELL
- a CDS encoding ParB/RepB/Spo0J family partition protein — protein: MALGKGKVLGRGLGNLIPVNENNVEISKEELSGLREIKVSEISPNPHQPRKQFSDVSIQELSNTIIEHGVIQPIVVQKNPSGSGFILVAGERRLRACKLAGFAKIPAIVRDLSEADMMELALIENIQRENLNPMDEAYAYQAIIDKRALKVTDLATRVGKNRATISNLIRLLSLPKPLQDWVKEGKLSEGQARPLLSIPDSKKQFEVAQKVISESWNVREVENYVSNLLNPDKKSNSSSSVPDKRDVSIVKLETKLRNKFSSKVEVSHNETNGKGKIVFSYANLSDMERILEQLGVKL
- a CDS encoding ParA family protein; this translates as MGKIVSISNQKGGVGKTTTAINLASNLVDLGKKVLLLDIDPQGNSGSGLGLEVQSLSKTTYEVMIGELSAREAIQKTFIPNLDIIPSNINLSGLEVDFLGIEKKEFKLKDALASIKESYDYILIDCPPSLGVLTINALCASQSVMITLQTEYFALEGLSQLMRIISLVQSQWNPSLALEGVLLTMYDKRTNLANQVADDVRNYFKEKVYETVIPRNIKLSEAPSFGKPINYYDPDGVGAKSYKSLAEEIVGRA
- a CDS encoding RsmG family class I SAM-dependent methyltransferase; translation: MPEKTIQEEIQTIIPELFPILEPEFDWELVKNFYDFLKRDNEKGGFFSKNDSEKILERHILESLIFVWKLKTTGYVSRETNVADVGTGPGLPGFLFAVLKKAPQVFLVDSQKRKLALLEAEITTGSLSKVKKRVEFIYARTEEISSNFDVVTSRAMVPYPYLAEVTTRMVKQKGILCPFLAQPYQDLEKETEVLSNNGFVLKKEILIPELEFVGKRHIKILQKNSLPKKGYPRDWKEIVKETKSKNG